The following are encoded in a window of Eleutherodactylus coqui strain aEleCoq1 chromosome 12, aEleCoq1.hap1, whole genome shotgun sequence genomic DNA:
- the LOC136586865 gene encoding zinc finger protein 777-like: MISFRFDDVAVYFTEDEWRSLEEWQKELYKDVMKENYQTLVYVDQPEILARIERGEDPCIRAQELRTDNPTHTDRTDRVFVEDEIDMELQIDCPEELLEDVDNQPQWDMLDILIFLDEVFDL, from the exons ATG ATCTCCTTCCGGTTTGATGACGTGGCGGTGTATTTCACGGAGGATGAATGGCGCAGTCTGGAGGAATGGCAGAAGGAGCTCTACAAGGATGTGATGAAGGAGAATTACCAGACGCTAGTGTATGTGG ATCAGCCAGAGATCCTGGCCAGGATAGAGAGGGGAGAAGACCCCTGTATCAGGGCACAGGAACTGCGCACAGACAaccccacccacacag ACAGAACTGATCGAGTGTTTGTGGAGGATGAGATAGACATGGAGCTACAGATAGACTGCCCAG aggagctgctggagGATGTGGACAACCAACCGCAGTGGGACATGCTGGACATACTAATATTCCTGGATGAGGTCTTCGACTTGTAA